The proteins below come from a single Felis catus isolate Fca126 chromosome A1, F.catus_Fca126_mat1.0, whole genome shotgun sequence genomic window:
- the SMIM2 gene encoding LOW QUALITY PROTEIN: small integral membrane protein 2 (The sequence of the model RefSeq protein was modified relative to this genomic sequence to represent the inferred CDS: deleted 1 base in 1 codon; substituted 3 bases at 3 genomic stop codons), whose amino-acid sequence MPAWLPHGELDTHGHAISLLFGFXTGFIWETYIVLAWNNTVXSCPGANLSSEXPHTEIQQNRRRGHKEEDHSQVPEAGDI is encoded by the exons ATGCCAGCCTGGCTGCCTCATGGGGAGCTAGACACACATGGCCATGCCATTAGCCTCCTGTTCGGCTTCTAGACGGGTTTCATCTGGGAGACCTACATAGTCCTTGCTTGGAACAACACAGTGTAAAGCTGCCCTGGTGCTAACTTGTCTTCTGAATAACCACACACCGAAATACAGCAGAACAGAAGACGGGGCCACAAAGAA GAGGACCACAGTCAGGTGCCAGAAGCAGGTGACATCTAG